In Euphorbia lathyris chromosome 10, ddEupLath1.1, whole genome shotgun sequence, a single genomic region encodes these proteins:
- the LOC136209004 gene encoding uncharacterized protein isoform X1 yields the protein MEVTAPFANAAATKVSNEAIDSVWRQIGYIWNYKSNIEDLEHQLVKLKAERQSMLNSMDEARRNGEEIEDTATIWLKSADDAIEAADEILKGNATSKKTCFMGCCPNLKARHQFGRKAKKETAGLAEIQQERNFIHKISRPLDVQAVEPVKSYESLESRMKVLKEIVEALKNDDINFIGIYGLGGVGKTTLAKQQVIAQVKEEGLFKVVAIANVTHTLDLSRVQQEIADWLGFKFDIDSIEVRAAMLRSRLKQEKKVLIVLDDIWEKMELEKIGIPNLDDHKGCKILMTSRDLSTLLEMGVQRHFLLQVLGEEETWQLFQKKAGNFKNSKLQSIAIALARRCAGLPVLIVAVATSLRDKELYEWKDALEHLQKFDHKGMDAQVYSALELSYKFLGDDAKSLLVFCAQLSGIIHIGDLVRYAMGLGLFHNCTTISVLRNRLLTVVNDLKRSCLLLEGDNNEIVKMHDVVRSFVRVCAFKQHHVFTVTSQTELEEGPKYTFELCNAISLPYCKITDLPQVLECPKLESFIFYNDNPLLKIPDNFFSRTKKLKLLDLSNVNLSPLPSSLGFLRNLQTLCLDRCVFEDISAIGQLNKLQVLSLMGSNIVRLPTEIRNLTRLQILDLSRCRRLEVIPPGILICLTKIEELCMLGCFVKWEDEDHASKRNNVSLSELKTLSKLINLQIHIIEAKIIPVDLFHRKLERFRIFIGDSWDVYGNDDSSKILKLKLNVGFELERVKVLLLETEDLYLEDLKGVENVLPKLERKGFPELKHLQIQNCHEIQCIIDRTRMGDIISFPSLESLYLLNLTKLEKIWYGPFATSSFTSLKKLKVGKCNVLKNLFSFSMFKFLIQLQEINVSECEILKEIVAVSYEDETIKLTQLHTLTLEDLPQLDGFYSPINEASAEILLVDESEIFFGKKIKFPNLVELKLSSINVKNIWHNHNSEFCSFGKLTAFSVEGCGNLAYVLTSSMVRSLAQLKEFEICHCKSIEEIIRIDGDTEEMIFPKLNGLKMKGLPKFTNFCRGNLIQCPSMEVLWIENCPRLQTFVSTSNEAGQQHDSSTTLFDEKVDFPNLYQLIIFGVQRLKVIWGNELSEDSFRKLRGLMVGNAKEMVKVFPPKLEFTRFQNLEMLSIHGCDVLTEVFDIRSLIDVKIERGSIVVSQLKELQVLNTPNLKHVWNEDPKGILDFNNLSLLDIRECPSLKSVFPASTARGLVHLEKLLVADSAIKEIVAGDEEGIEDASAFQFPQIKEIILRRLPQLETFYPGTYTSEWPALKRLAITGCNKFLLRTMFHEMSQIIPNLEELALNSKEVRMIREGQLPVDLFHSLKVVEFNFLNEEPAFFPYDLLHIFHNLEKLSVAYSEIKELFPPGVVGDDKCQMILTRMHSLDLVYLPNVKTIWNQVLQKTLENLDVTGCDKLIILAPSSASFQCLTSLEIKECKGLLSLVTSSTAKSLIQLHKLEVRKCDQLKVIISDEGDEIMDEINFNKLEILELDGLPSLTSFCSGNYSFRFPSLTNVVVNQCPKMEFFSNGISSTPLLAKVQKTKEEHVGDWLGNLNSTICFLYKKMVGFRGLQHVKLSEFSNLKDRWHNELPVEIFCDCDLESLVIDAVDYSSYAIPSNLLAYLNKLEELEVSNCEVLEDVFDVRGLSAEHGDADLLSKLNKFHLINVPRLRNIWNEHDQGILNFKHLKSLKVHHCSNLRIIFTPSMTQGLVQLQKMEVKYCNSVEEIITKGSANEVTNKVIFPLLRSIILESLPGLISLNGGSKILECPSLEEIAIVDCPTTFTCTFLRELQSNPADGITEPKIQFPKLVVLKSINMEKIWHNHNLEFCSFDKLTAFSVEGCGNLAYVLTSSMVRSLAQLKEFQICDCESIKEVIRTEGDTEEMVFPKLNYLKLKGLPKLVKFCRGNLIQYPSMEDLWIENCPCLRTFVSTSNEVGQQHDSSTTLFDEKVDFPNLYKLMISGAQRLEVIWGNELSEDSFCKLRELRVKNAEEVVKVFPPNLEFTRFQNLEGLYIYDCDVLTEVFDIRALIDVKIERGGIAVSQLKELEVFNTPNLKHVWNEDPKGIVDFNNLSLLDIRECPSLKSVFPASVARGLVHLEKLYVLDSAIKEIVAGDEEGIEDASAFQFPQMKELILRRLPKLKTFYPGTYTSEWPALQQLCITQCYRFHLPTLCQIIPNLEELALNDKEVGMIREGQLPVDLFQSLKGVEFNFFNIESAVFPYDLLHIFHNLEKLYVVFSKIKELFPPEGDEKCGMIFSRMHSLELHYLPNLKTIWNKVLQTLETLYVKGCDQLIILAPSSASFQCLTSLEIKACKGLLSLVTSSTAKSLIQLEKLKVSKCDQVKVIISDEGDEIMDEINFINLEILELYGLPNLTSFCSGNQSFRFPSLTNVVVNQCPDIEFFSKGDSSTPLLERVQETREDNRGEWLGNLNSTIRFLYNKMIDETGTERETETETETDIDSETEMEFEGNENGI from the exons ATGGAAGTGACAGCTCCATTTGCGAATGCTGCCGCCACTAAAGTTAGCAATGAAGCAATTGATTCGGTGTGGCGTCAAATTGGATACATATGGAACTACAAAAGCAACATCGAAGACCTTGAGCATCAACTTGTAAAGCTGAAAGCTGAAAGACAGAGCATGCTAAACAGTATGGATGAGGCCAGAAGGAACGGGGAAGAAATTGAAGATACTGCAACCATCTGGTTGAAGAGTGCGGATGACGCAATTGAAGCAGCAGATGAGATCCTTAAAGGCAATGCCACTTCCAAAAAGACCTGCTTCATGGGTTGCTGTCCTAATTTGAAGGCCCGTCACCAATTTGGCAGAAAAGCAAAGAAGGAGACAGCAGGACTTGCAGAAATTCAACAAGAAAGAAATTTCATTCATAAAATCTCCCGTCCTCTGGATGTGCAGGCAGTGGAGCCTGTCAAAAGTTACGAGTCATTAGAATCAAGAATGAAAGTATTGAAGGAAATTGTAGAGGCCTTGAAGAATGATGATATTAATTTCATTGGGATATATGGTTTAGGAGGTGTGGGTAAAACTACGCTCGCGAAACAACAAGTCATTGCACAAGTCAAAGAAGAAGGGCTTTTCAAAGTGGTGGCTATAGCTAATGTGACCCATACTTTGGACCTGAGTAGAGTTCAACAAGAAATTGCAGATTGGTTAGGTTTCAAGTTTGACATTGACTCCATTGAAGTAAGGGCAGCAATGTTACGTTCACGGTTGAAACAAGAGAAAAAAGTTCTTATTGTTCTAGATGATATTTGGGAGAAGATGGAATTGGAGAAGATAGGAATACCTAATTTGGATGATCATAAAGGATGTAAAATATTAATGACGTCCAGGGATCTAAGTACGTTATTGGAGATGGGTGTGCAGAGACATTTTCTGCTTCAAGTTTTAGGAGAAGAAGAGACATGGCAATTATTTCAAAAGAAGGCTGGTAATTTTAAAAACTCAAAATTACAATCAATTGCAATTGCATTGGCAAGGAGATGTGCAGGTTTACCAGTTCTTATTGTGGCAGTTGCAACCTCATTGAGAGATAAGGAGTTGTATGAATGGAAGGATGCCTTGGAACACCTGCAAAAATTCGACCACAAGGGGATGGATGCACAGGTTTACTCAGCCCTGGAGTTGAGTTACAAGTTTTTGGGAGATGATGCCAAGTCCTTGTTAGTCTTTTGTGCACAACTATCAGGAATCATACACATTGGGGACTTGGTGAGATATGCAATGGGGTTGGGCTTATTTCATAACTGCACTACCATCAGCGTTCTAAGAAACAGACTACTTACTGTGGTCAATGACTTAAAAAGGTCATGTTTGTTACTGGAAGGCGACAACAATGAGATTGTTAAAATGCACGATGTTGTTCGCAGTTTTGTTAGAGTATGTGCATTCAAGCAACATCATGTCTTCACTGTAACTTCTCAAACTGAGCTGGAAGAAGGGCCAAAGTACACATTTGAACTATGCAATGCAATTTCATTGCCATATTGCAAAATCACTGATCTTCCTCAAGTATTAGAATGCCCAAAACTTGAGTCATTTATCTTCTACAATGACAATCCCTTGCTTAAGATCCCAGACAATTTTTTTAGCAGAACGAAAAAATTGAAACTTctggatttatctaatgtgaATTTGTCACCATTACCATCATCACTTGGCTTTCTTCGGAACCTTCAAACATTGTGCTTGGATCGTTGTGTTTTCGAAGATATAAGTGCAATCGGACAACTAAATAAGTTGCAAGTTCTCAGTTTAATGGGTTCCAACATAGTTCGGCTGCCAACAGAAATCAGGAACTTGACTCGTTTACAAATTCTGGATTTAAGTAGATGTCGAAGACTTGAAGTGATTCCACCAGGTATCTTAATTTGCTTGACCAAAATAGAAGAGTTGTGCATGTTGGGTTGCTTTGTTAAGTGGGAGGATGAAGATCATGCTAGCAAAAGAAATAATGTTAGTCTTTCTGAATTGAAGACTTTGTCTAAGCTAATCAATTTACAAATTCATATTATTGAAGCAAAGATCATTCCTGTTGATTTGTTCCATAGGAAGTTAGAAAGATTCAGAATTTTTATTGGGGATAGTTGGGATGTTTATGGTAACGATGATAGTTCCAAAATACTAAAACTCAAGCTCAATGTTGGCTTTGAATTGGAGAGGGTAAAAGTCTTATTGTTAGAAACCGAAGATCTGTATTTGGAAGATCTCAAGGGTGTGGAAAATGTGCTCCCCAAATTAGAAAGGAAAGGCTTTCCGGAATTGAAGCATCTGCAAATCCAAAACTGCCATGAGATACAATGTATTATAGACAGGACAAGAATGGGTGACATCATCAGTTTTCCAAGTCTTGAGTCGTTATATTTACTTAATTTGACCAAATTGGAAAAGATCTGGTATGGCCCATTTGCAACGAGCTCTTTTACCAGCTTAAAGAAGTTGAAGGTGGGGAAATGCAATGTATTGAAGAATTTGTTTTCATTCTCTATGTTTAAATTCCTTATCCAGCTACAAGAAATTAATGTGAGTGAATGTGAAATCCTGAAAGAGATTGTTGCTGTGAGTTATGAAGATGAAACAATCAAGCTGACTCAATTACACACTTTAACGCTAGAAGATCTACCCCAGCTTGATGGCTTTTACTCTCCAATTAATGAGGCTTCTGCAGAAATTTTATTGGTGGATGAATCTGAAATTTTTTTCGGCAAAAAG ATTAAATTCCCCAATTTGGTAGAACTGAAATTGTCATCAATAAACGTGAAGAATATATGGCATAACCACAACTCAGAGTTTTGTTCATTTGGCAAATTGACAGCCTTTAGTGTTGAAGGCTGTGGAAATTTAGCATATGTGTTGACATCTTCAATGGTTAGGAGTCTTGCTCAGCTAAAGGAATTTGAGATATGTCATTGCAAATCCATAGAAGAAATTATAAGAATAGATGGAGACACTGAAGAGATGATATTTCCCAAATTGAACGGTTTAAAGATGAAGGGTCTTCCGAAATTTACAAACTTTTGCAGGGGCAACTTAATTCAGTGTCCCTCCATGGAAGTGTTATGGATAGAAAATTGTCCTCGTCTACAAACATTTGTCTCGACTAGTAACGAAGCTGGTCAACAACATGATTCCAGTACTACTCTTTTTGATGAAAAG GTTGATTTCCCTAACTTGTACCAACTGATAATTTTCGGAGTACAAAGGTTGAAGGTAATATGGGGTAATGAACTCAGTGAAGATTCCTTCCGCAAACTCAGAGGATTGATGGTAGGAAATGCAAAAGAAATGGTGAAAGTTTTCCCTCCCAAATTGGAATTCACAAGATTTCAGAATCTTGAGATGTTATCTATACATGGTTGTGATGTTCTAACAGAGGTGTTTGACATCCGATCTTTGATTGATGTAAAGATAGAAAGAGGTAGTATAGTAGTTTCTCAATTGAAAGAACTACAGGTACTTAATACTCCAAATTTAAAGCATGTATGGAACGAAGATCCCAAAGGAATTCTCGACTTTAACAATTTAAGCTTGCTGGATATTCGTGAATGCCCAAGTCTGAAAAGTGTGTTTCCAGCCTCCACAGCAAGAGGTCTTGTGCATCTAGAAAAGCTTCTTGTAGCAGATTCGGCAATCAAGGAAATCGTTGCAGGGGATGAGGAAGGAATAGAAGATGCATCTgcgtttcaatttcctcaaataaaagaaataatacttAGAAGATTACCACAACTTGAAACATTCTACCCAGGAACTTATACCTCAGAGTGGCCTGCATTAAAAAGATTAGCTATCACGGGATGCAATAAGTTTCTCCTACGGACCATGTTCCATGAAATG TCTCAGATCATCCCAAACTTAGAAGAATTAGCTCTAAATTCCAAGGAAGTCAGAATGATACGTGAAGGCCAACTTCCAGTGGATTTGTTTCACAGTCTCAAAGTTGTTGAGTTCAATTTTTTGAATGAAGAGCCTGCATTTTTTCCATATGATCTTCTTCACATTTTCCACAATTTGGAAAAACTTTCTGTGGCATACAGTGAAATCAAAGAGTTGTTCCCACCTGGAGTAGTTGGAGATGACAAATGTCAAATGATTCTTACAAGAATGCATTCCTTGGACTTGGTCTATCTTCCCAATGTAAAGACCATATGGAACCAAGTCCTTCAAAAAACTCTTGAAAATCTTGATGTGACAGGATGTGATAAGTTAATCATTTTAGCACCATCCTCTGCTTCTTTCCAATGTCTAACATCCTTGGAAATAAAGGAGTGCAAAGGATTATTGAGCTTAGTGACATCTTCAACAGCAAAAAGTCTGATTCAGCTCCATAAATTGGAAGTAAGAAAATGCGATCAATTGAAAGTTATTATATCAGATGAGGGAGATGAAATAATGGATGAGATTAACTTCAACAAATTAGAAATTTTGGAACTTGACGGTCTTCCAAGCCTCACCAGTTTCTGCTCAGGAAATTACAGTTTCAGATTTCCTTCTTTGACAAATGTAGTTGTGAACCAATGCCCCAAGATGGAGTTCTTTTCTAATGGAATCTCAAGCACACCACTGTTAGCAAAAGTACAAAAGACAAAAGAAGAGCATGTAGGAGATTGGCTTGGCAATCTTAACTCGACTATATGTTTCTTGTACAAAAAGATG gtTGGATTCCGGGGGCTGCAGCATGTGAAACTCTCTGAGTTTTCAAACTTGAAAGACAGATGGCACAATGAACTTCCAGTAGAGATCTTCTGTGACTGCGATTTAGAATCACTGGTGATCGATGCGGTCGACTATTCCTCATATGCAATACCATCTAATTTACTTGCCTACTTGAACAAATTAGAGGAGCTGGAAGTAAGTAATTGTGAAGTACTGGAAGATGTTTTTGATGTACGAGGATTGAGTGCGGAACATGGAGACGCCGATCTTTTGTCTAAGCTAAATAAGTTTCACTTGATTAATGTGCCAAGGTTGAGAAACATATGGAATGAACATGATCAAGGAATATTGAACTTTAAACACCTTAAATCGCTTAAGGTTCATCATTGTAGCAATCTGAGGATTATATTCACTCCATCTATGACTCAAGGACTTGTTCAGCTGCAAAAGATGGAAGTAAAGTATTGTAATTCAGTAGAAGAAATCATCACAAAAGGATCAGCAAATGAAGTTACGAATAAAGTCATATTTCCGTTGCTCCGGTCCATTATCCTAGAGTCTTTGCCAGGCTTAATTAGTTTGAATGGTGGAAGCAAAATTCTGGAATGTCCATCTTTAGAAGAGATAGCCATAGTTGATTGTCCAACTACATTTACTTGTACATTTCTGAGAGAGCTACAATCGAATCCCGCTGATGGAATTACCGAGCCCAAG ATTCAATTCCCCAAATTGGTAGTACTGAAATCAATAAACATGGAGAAGATATGGCACAACCACAACTTAGAGTTTTGTTCATTTGACAAATTGACAGCCTTTAGTGTTGAAGGCTGTGGAAATTTAGCATATGTATTGACATCTTCTATGGTTAGGAGCCTTGCTCAGCTAAAGGAATTTCAGATATGTGATTGCGAATCCATAAAAGAAGTTATAAGGACAGAAGGAGACACTGAAGAGATGGTATTCCCCAAATTGAACTATTTAAAGTTGAAGGGTCTTCCAAAACTTGTAAAATTTTGCAGGGGAAACTTAATTCAGTATCCTTCCATGGAAGATCTATGGATAGAAAATTGTCCTTGTCTACGAACATTTGTCTCAACTAGTAATGAAGTTGGTCAACAACATGATTCCAGTACTACTCTTTTTGATGAAAAG GTTGATTTCCCTAACTTGTACAAACTGATGATTTCCGGAGCACAAAGGTTGGAGGTAATATGGGGTAATGAACTTAGTGAAGATTCCTTCTGCAAACTCAGAGAATTGAGGGTAAAAAATGCAGAAGAAGTGGTGAAAGTTTTCCCACCCAATTTGGAATTCACAAGATTTCAGAATCTTGAgggattatatatatatgattgtgATGTTCTAACAGAGGTGTTTGACATCCGAGCTTTGATTGATGTAAAGATAGAAAGAGGTGGTATAGCAGTTTCTCAATTGAAAGAACTAGAGGTATTTAATACCCCAAATTTAAAGCATGTATGGAACGAAGATCCCAAAGGAATTGTCGACTTTAACAATTTAAGCTTGCTGGATATTCGTGAATGCCCAAGTCTGAAAAGCGTATTTCCAGCATCCGTAGCAAGAGGTCTTGTgcatctagaaaagctttacgTATTAGATTCGGCAATCAAGGAAATCGTTGCAGGGGATGAGGAAGGAATAGAAGATGCATCTgcgtttcaatttcctcaaatgaaagaattaatACTTAGAAGATTACCAAAACTTAAAACATTCTACCCAGGAACATATACCTCAGAATGGCCAGCATTACAACAATTATGTATCACCCAATGCTATCGATTTCACCTACCGACTCTG TGCCAGATCATCCCGAACTTAGAAGAATTAGCTCTAAATGACAAGGAAGTCGGAATGATACGTGAAGGCCAACTTCCTGTGGATTTGTTTCAAAGTCTCAAAGGTGTTGAGTTTAATTTTTTCAATATAGAGTCTGCAGTTTTTCCATATGATCTTCTTCACATATTCCACAATTTGGAAAAACTTTATGTGGTATTCAGTAAAATCAAAGAGCTGTTCCCACCCGAAGGAGATGAGAAATGTGGAATGATTTTTTCAAGAATGCATTCATTGGAATTGCACTATCTTCCCAATCTAAAGACCATATGGAACAAAGTCCTTCAAACACTTGAAACTCTTTATGTGAAAGGATGTGATCAGTTAATCATTTTAGCACCATCCTCTGCTTCTTTCCAATGTCTAACATCCCTGGAAATAAAGGCGTGCAAAGGATTATTGAGCTTAGTGACATCTTCAACGGCAAAAAGTCTGATTCAGCTCGAGAAATTGAAAGTAAGCAAATGTGATCAAGTGAAAGTCATTATATCAGATGAGGGAGATGAAATAATGGATGAGATTAACTTCATCAATTTAGAAATTTTGGAACTCTATGGTCTGCCAAACCTCACCAGTTTCTGCTCAGGGAATCAAAGTTTCAGATTCCCTTCTTTGACAAATGTAGTTGTGAATCAATGCCCCGATATTGAGTTCTTTTCTAAGGGAGATTCTAGCACACCACTGTTGGAAAGAGTACAGGAGACAAGAGAAGATAATAGAGGAGAATGGCTCGGCAATCTTAACTCGACTATTCGTTTCCTGTACAACAAGATG ATTGACGAAACGGGAACGGAACgggaaacagaaacagaaacggAAACTGACATCGATTCTGAAACGGAAATGGAATTTGAAGGAAACGAAAATGGAATCTAA